The following proteins are co-located in the Vicinamibacterales bacterium genome:
- the alr gene encoding alanine racemase — MTQTKLPKLMKPCGAGRRTFLASMAATPALLSFDACAQVPHAPVERDGDVHSSFDPWVEVHAANLRHNIGAISERVGGRPIMAVIKNDGYGLGIVNVGRTLDALEAVFGLAVVKLNEAVVLREGGVRKPVLLMGPFGESDLEEAVARDITPMVYTPIGDMLDRVAAKLGKTIPIQICLDTGMGRVGVPVRDAAVLIRDLAGRPAVQIQGLQTTLSEDPELEPLQVQRLQEVGATVRGEGLDIGRLHAASSYALFEHPEAFLDMVRVGMAIYGIYPEPRFNEMGVLDLRPAVALRGGVAYVKQLRRGETAGYGRAYVAESDVWIATLPIGHGDGLPRAAAQGGLVTIGGARYPIIAAISASHTMVELGQETQVHAGDQATVFDWEEGSRPEDFAAGFGGSVYDLTMHLNPLMPRRVI, encoded by the coding sequence ATGACCCAGACTAAGCTTCCGAAGCTGATGAAGCCGTGCGGGGCCGGACGCCGGACATTCCTCGCGTCCATGGCGGCTACGCCTGCGCTGTTGTCGTTCGATGCGTGCGCGCAGGTGCCACACGCACCAGTGGAGCGCGACGGCGACGTGCACTCGTCGTTCGACCCGTGGGTCGAAGTACACGCCGCGAATCTTCGGCACAACATTGGCGCAATCAGTGAACGAGTCGGCGGCCGGCCGATCATGGCAGTCATCAAGAACGACGGCTACGGACTTGGCATCGTCAATGTCGGGCGGACGTTAGATGCGCTTGAAGCGGTCTTTGGGCTGGCGGTTGTAAAGCTGAACGAAGCAGTGGTGCTTCGGGAGGGAGGCGTGCGGAAGCCCGTGTTGCTGATGGGGCCGTTCGGTGAGTCAGATCTCGAGGAAGCGGTGGCGCGCGACATCACGCCGATGGTATACACGCCGATCGGCGATATGCTCGACCGGGTTGCTGCGAAGCTTGGCAAGACAATTCCGATTCAAATCTGCCTGGATACCGGCATGGGCCGTGTCGGCGTGCCGGTCCGCGATGCCGCGGTACTTATCCGCGATCTGGCCGGTCGGCCAGCGGTGCAGATCCAAGGACTCCAGACGACGCTGTCTGAGGACCCGGAGCTTGAACCGCTGCAGGTTCAGCGTCTTCAGGAGGTCGGCGCCACGGTACGGGGCGAAGGGCTGGATATTGGCCGCTTGCACGCCGCGTCCAGTTACGCACTGTTCGAGCATCCGGAAGCGTTTCTCGACATGGTCCGGGTCGGGATGGCGATCTACGGGATCTATCCTGAACCTAGGTTTAACGAAATGGGCGTACTCGATCTCCGACCCGCTGTGGCACTGCGCGGCGGTGTAGCCTACGTCAAGCAACTCAGGCGCGGGGAGACCGCCGGCTACGGCCGAGCCTACGTGGCGGAGAGCGACGTCTGGATTGCCACCCTGCCGATTGGACACGGCGACGGGCTTCCGCGCGCGGCGGCGCAAGGCGGTCTGGTGACGATCGGCGGGGCGCGCTATCCGATCATCGCGGCCATTTCGGCAAGCCACACCATGGTAGAACTCGGCCAGGAGACGCAGGTCCACGCTGGCGACCAAGCGACAGTGTTCGACTGGGAGGAGGGTTCGCGTCCGGAGGACTTCGCGGCCGGCTTCGGCGGGTCGGTCTACGATCTGACCATGCACCTGAACCCACTAATGCCTCGGCGCGTTATCTGA
- a CDS encoding peptidyl-alpha-hydroxyglycine alpha-amidating lyase family protein — protein sequence MSVRNPTVFVAALLVLVSSLVPQETVAQNSTNPYAIVEGWAKLPSGRVMGAVGKAKVDPDGRHIWAVIRCDAGPEHFGSECVDSDLDPILKFAPDGNVVESFGSGMFIWPHGIDVDSDGNVWVTDAVSDNNIPAGDDRGHQVIKFSPTGEVLMTFGTPGEEGDGPNHFSSPSDVAVASNGDVFIADGHNAAGNNRVMKYNSRGEFLMSWGETGYAPGQFRVLHAIALHPDGRVFVGDRSNSRIQIFDQEGNHSATWTQFGRPSGIAFDDHGRIYVADSESDNVQNPGYEMGIRIGEVETGWVKEFIRFPWANPHILPGNGAEFVTVDREGNLFGGEPVPNPHLNDRALRKYVRVRP from the coding sequence ATGTCTGTTCGCAACCCAACTGTATTCGTAGCCGCTCTGCTCGTCCTCGTTTCGTCGTTGGTGCCACAGGAAACTGTTGCGCAGAACTCCACGAACCCATATGCGATCGTCGAAGGGTGGGCAAAGCTACCGAGCGGAAGGGTGATGGGAGCCGTCGGCAAAGCGAAGGTCGATCCCGACGGACGCCATATCTGGGCAGTTATCCGTTGCGATGCCGGGCCTGAGCACTTCGGATCAGAGTGCGTTGATTCAGACCTAGATCCCATCTTGAAGTTTGCTCCCGACGGTAATGTGGTCGAGTCCTTCGGCAGCGGAATGTTCATCTGGCCGCATGGAATTGACGTTGACTCCGACGGCAACGTGTGGGTGACTGACGCCGTGAGTGATAACAACATTCCCGCGGGCGACGATCGGGGCCATCAAGTTATCAAGTTTAGTCCAACGGGCGAAGTGCTCATGACATTTGGCACGCCAGGAGAAGAGGGAGATGGCCCTAACCATTTCTCTTCCCCGAGTGATGTGGCGGTTGCGTCCAACGGTGACGTGTTCATCGCGGACGGCCACAACGCAGCCGGAAACAACCGAGTGATGAAATACAACAGCCGTGGCGAGTTCCTCATGTCTTGGGGAGAAACTGGCTACGCCCCGGGACAGTTCCGCGTCCTACACGCCATCGCTCTTCATCCGGACGGCCGAGTGTTCGTGGGAGATCGCAGCAACAGCCGGATCCAGATCTTCGACCAAGAGGGAAACCACTCTGCCACCTGGACCCAGTTTGGGCGCCCGAGCGGAATCGCCTTTGACGACCACGGACGAATCTACGTCGCGGACTCCGAGTCGGACAACGTACAGAACCCAGGGTATGAAATGGGCATTCGCATTGGCGAAGTCGAGACGGGTTGGGTGAAGGAGTTCATTCGCTTCCCGTGGGCGAATCCCCACATCCTTCCGGGGAACGGAGCGGAGTTCGTCACCGTCGATCGTGAAGGCAACCTTTTCGGAGGTGAGCCCGTTCCCAACCCTCATCTGAATGACCGAGCGCTCAGGAAATACGTGCGAGTGCGACCCTGA
- a CDS encoding ester cyclase: protein MSDELIAAAKLPNIGYSEKDWDKTIASVTPDFVYDEVASHRKSESAEGYLEMCKGWAKAFPESRATFHNAYVIGNTVVLELTWNGTHTGPMMTPNGEVPATGKNISMRACQVVEIKDGKASSMVQYFDLNTMMAQLGLG from the coding sequence ATGTCTGACGAACTCATTGCAGCAGCGAAACTCCCCAACATCGGCTACAGCGAAAAAGATTGGGACAAGACGATCGCCAGTGTCACTCCCGACTTTGTCTACGACGAAGTCGCAAGCCATCGTAAATCTGAAAGCGCTGAGGGCTACCTCGAGATGTGCAAGGGCTGGGCAAAGGCCTTCCCCGAATCACGGGCAACGTTTCACAATGCCTATGTCATCGGCAACACGGTCGTGCTGGAACTCACGTGGAACGGCACGCATACCGGCCCTATGATGACCCCGAACGGTGAAGTACCCGCGACCGGCAAGAACATCAGCATGCGCGCCTGCCAGGTGGTTGAGATCAAGGACGGCAAGGCGTCGTCCATGGTTCAGTATTTCGATCTCAATACGATGATGGCGCAGTTGGGTCTCGGCTAA